The stretch of DNA CTAACAGAAacaaaatgaattgaaaatcgtatgcttgattaatttttgaacaatgcagaactttgtgtttcatttctatggcagtccCCCACCCCCTGACCCTAAAACCTTAACATGcccaatttcgtttcatttgcttgaataattgcagaaatttgtgtttcattgcagaaatttgtgtttcatttgtatggcagcccccccttagagagaggggtggagtgtctaactatcatagaagcatttattgcaccctagaacctctagatgcctaatttggtttcatttgcttgattaattctagagtaatgtagaaatttgtgtttcatttgtatggcagcccatccccccccccccctaagagtggggagaggggtctcaaactatcacgaaaaccttccccggccccaaaaacccctacataccaattttcatgtcgatcggttcagtagtttccgagtctataagaatcagacagacagacagacagaaatccatttttatatatatagattatatggtcggtgttaagtcataGGAGACCAAGTcacaaatattaaaataaaatcgaGTTATTGATTTCATTAGATTAGGGATTTCGTAAGCTGCAtcccacatttatcagatttcaaaaatcaagcaccaaattcaaaccaacaaaatgttttttgaatgtACTAAGTATCTTTTTAAAATGCGCTTGAACCCGTTAGCGTAAAAGGTACACATTTTGATTATATTAAAGAAAGGACTCTCTGACTGAAtagatcagtgaaaaatgctggtcttcagtgtgagtgatcgcaaaatgtactatttcaaaGTGCGGTTTAGAGTTTAGACTGTGACGATGACAATGAATTTGAACTTGACGATTCTATTgaggaataaagggtgtgtcacatcaaattgcatcacggaaaaaacgctgtagaaatttaattttcaggaattatatcttcagctttcgcttataatcagataagagtgtatagatcacgttggccatgcttcactgtcaatttttcgtaaatttggaaaaatgtcgtcgaacgaaaaagagcgtcgtgaattaatcctgtacactcatttccaGAATCCGAAACATGCACCCAGAGATATTAGCTTTCCTGATTtctcaggatttcccagactttttggcacgttccctgatatcctgacaaacactcaattttccacGATTTTCATAAAATGGTCCGgttttttgcctgatttttgtactttttattttatcagaAAAAACTAATCCACACAAACTAATAAACACACTAGGATCTTTACTCAAATATTTCTGGTACAAATTTGTgcctaacttttttttcatacatattACCAGTTGTAAACCGACTGAATAAGCTATTCCAGAATGAAAATCCCgaattatacactgcgtttcacaactatagaaccactcattttttctgagtttccaaagatatgtaataagttggttgaattgaagtatatagtgtattcttcatttaaaagactggtctGGTTGGACTTGGTTGaagtttattgttgtgttcaggtgtgaaacaatcaaaaaactaaaatttcagtGTTTTATAACTATAGAACTAGATGGAAAACTCTCACTGCTTCACAAAaaaaacgtcaatttcacatgaaataCAATacgtttctaattcgtaggtcatctttagttctcgatCAGATCAAACAACCCATACggagtggttttgaccaagttggaccatgttgtagtgtgcatctcgttctacgcagaggatagttctcgttcaagctcttcaaatcactcatactgcttgtaagcttgTAAGCTTGTAAACTCATAagttattgatagggttttgatctgttaAACATGGTCAGCACAATCTGACGCCCggttcaataaaccatgcccaggaaacaggtcacgtttttatgaaataaacttaacgttattaactatttttgctgaatcagaatcggaaatcggaacggatttaaacgatttgcataccgatcgaattggaaattgtctaagttttgtttgatatgctatgcattacaattccatagtctgtatataatttaaattgatgaaaattggaagcagtcccatttccccatacatttgttctgtccatttgtataCTTTCACGAAAGagttgtcaataacgggcaacttattcagccgctagaatagaaacaacgaagggggattgcgaaaagagaatatttaagaagtaaactccacccttgcatagtaagtaagctgtcgctagcgtattagtattgcatcttctctgaggaaaattctcagaatatttccgtatccgaAACAATAaacgcttattctgctcgttttgtgtttttttatgtttcccctcgagctgtgaacactagcgaatatttcacttgaagtgcatctgacaTTACAATTCACACAATAACCCGAGTCATGGCAAAGCAGACGAAAAAAgaaaagagtgcaaatgattataggtcgcttcaagccaccagtgttcggctttgtgtgtgtgcttgttttcgttgcgcgaaactttgaacttattcatttcctgtacatgtgaatagcgcACTTTCGATACTTTTTAATTGCCATTCGTATtggctctcgtgcgcatcggctctgttctgatgctaAAAGcacctagctttgttgacggtcaTTCTCatggtgtttcatttttatcactgcaactgtgtgcatctgttagacgcgtgtttgatgcttgttgaatggcgatgcacggaagatgtcaAGGAGTGCTATACCATTGAAACAACAGTAAATATAATGAAACATGATACTTGATAattgcaagtattgtcatttttgtattgccaaagatatattgaagtGATTAACCCCTTGAACGGAAATGACGAGTCCAGCTCGTCATAAACTTTCCTGAACAAACTGACAATGACGAGCTGGACTCGTCTGAAACTATTGAGATTTGATGCCTTTGAGAGCAGTATCTGTAAGTCATATCTATTGCTTTGATGTACTTGTATTCATGCTTCTAGTTACCGTTAGAATGTGATTTGTATACATCGTCTGTCAGAGCAGTACTGACTGGAAATAAATTGTCGTTCAAGAGGTAAAGAAATGTGGAATGATGTTGCTGGTGAAACAACTAAATAATCATGTGTGTATCAAATGCGCAAAAAGACCATCGGAATATCATTCGCGTTAAATACTcaatgcaatgcgtgcattgatataaagaaacaaattgtgacatatgaccaattagtgtattgttctcgcaaagactAGAAacaatcgttgcttctcgaaataattctacaaaaccacgcaagccattaaactatttcagggtccccggaactttttactaaagagttatttatgaaatttcgacatattcgcaaataatatcctaaacgagatacacactacaacatgggcCAACTTGGttaaaaccaccccgaatgggttgttTGATCTGATTGAGAGCTAAAgctgacctacgaattagaaacctattgtattttatgtgaaattgacgtttattttgtGAAGCAGTgaaagtttttccatctggttctatagttacgaaacactggattttttgttttttgattgtttcACTCCTGGAcacaaaaataaacttcaaatgaccagtcttttaaatgaagatagttattataattatatatttaaatattgttcatgtttcatgtttctttgtttttaagaggctttaaactttgcagttcattcgcctccatctATATTGTTCAATTCAACcggcttcttacatatctccggaaactctgaaaaaatgagtgactttatagttgtgaaacgcagtgtatttacTACACTCTATGATTTTCAAACAGTGCTCATTACCTTAGTGAGGATGATGTGTATGTAGGAGTAGCCGCGAAGTTATTGATAAAGTTTCAGATTCTTCTtctgctttcctcatttggtgAGTAAATATTCAGAACAAAACATGGACCATGAATACAGATAAATCCTGAATATTGATTTTTCTGTAATTGgctttttgggaaaaatatcaaagatcAAAAGATCCGGCGACACACTGATTTTTCTTCTTCTGGGAGAGTTTTTTCTTCCACATTCCACAACATCGGTTGAGCGACTTTTCTCTCAATTCAATGTTAACAAAACGAAGATTAAAAGAACAGACAAGGAACAGTAACAATGAATCTGTAGAGTTAAGTAAAAAAGATACAGTTTCCGTTATATCTCGTAGTAAGTAACATCTAAATACATCAAATCGGTGTATGAAACATTTAGAATTAAGAATATTGATTAATCTGTATtaagttttatttattttattaaattcgtttattttacaggctcagttactgtATTAAGTTGATCAATAATAATTCTCGGGGCACAGCGAATAAATGAGCAGATTCTCTACAGATACTCAAAATAACTGTTCATGTGGATTTGGTGAAACTTGGTTAAGTGAATCGTTACGATGTGTGGGTTCCACATCATTTGGTCACAAAAAATCTTTAATAGATTGCATCTCGGTCTGCGATTCGCTCCACGAACACAACGAAAATTCCGTTTTGAAGCAAATCATGACGGGTGATTTAGATGGATAATTTACAACATTGTTGAGTGGCTaaaaactggcaaattattttggaGTCTGGCTAGGAAGTGCTATTCCACCAGCTAAATTAACCGGCTATTGAATTTCAGATTATTTTAGGATCAGGTTCAGGTCCCTGCAAAAATCCCTCAAGGGAAAAATCTTCAACCTTATAGACATCATAGAAAATACCGTAAACATTTTTCAATGTTAAAGCAAACacattctgggaggatagaattttGTAGATAGAAGGCAAAAGATTGCGTAACAAAATTTTgcttttttgtataaaaatgaATCGTCTGAATTTTGCGGACAACCCAATAAggactatcctgatttcttgatttttttttaaaattatagttggcaaccctgcttgcaCCAAAGCATATTCTGTTCCACGAAGTAATTACGAGGGAAATCAAACAATCTGTTGACCACAGAAAGCACAAGTTGCTTCTCTATTTCAGTAGATAATATCTTGTTTTGGAACATTTAAAACATTAATGGTTGTCATAAGTTGCGAAAATTTGTACCGATTCTAAGcgattcaatgaaaaaaatattaaataatcCGCCATACGTGGCGCAAAGTATTATCTTTTAATATTATCTGTTATAACTTAATTCAGATTCCATAGTTCCAATCAAAAACTATTGATGATCATGTTTCCTAAATGTAAATATGACATTCGTGAATTTATTCAAAATGATATTCAAAGGTTTGTACAGCCTTGTGAAGTGATTTATTATGCAGAAACGAAAAGCGGTGTTTACAGATCAAATGTCAACATTCTTAACATGCACTTTGTTTAATAAATCTCTAATCGCTTTCTATAGATCTCTCAACTAAATTCTTCTTTGTCCAGAATGACAACGAAAACTTAAGGCAATATCAGCTAAACAAAATTACGCAAAAATAAATCTTAAGATAAaactttaaaattttgtttttacaaCAGAAGTTGATATCTCTCTTACACAAAAACGgaagtgaaattaaattaaataaattttattctcATTAGATAATGAATAAATAAGAAGCCAAAGCATTTTTATCAATTCATTATCAGCTTAATAAGGATTATTGCGCATCCGTACCCTACCTCGGTTGTTGTGTACAATCGAATTATATGAGGGTACGTAAAGAGCCGCCTTTGCACGCCCGTGGTCTTCTGCAATCCTGACATTCAGGGGTTGGATACCACCTTGTGGTATTACATTATTCAATGCAGATATCGCTTCTTGCGCCTCCTCTCGTTTACTGAatcttgaaagagaaaatataaacGTGTCATCCTATGCACCCTTCTTTTATATTTGTATACAAACCTGACGAACGCTACGCCTTTTGGCTGTCCCGTGAGCTTGTCtctcaaaatattcttttgTACTATGGTACCGTATTTGCCAAAAATGATGTCTAGCTGCTCTTCAGTTATCGTTCGTGGAAGATTTGTGATATAGAGATTCGTTTCCTTGATGTCTTCGCCATGTGGCCGTGCATATGAAACCTTTAGTCGTTTGTTCCGAACTCTATAACCATTCAAGCATCTAATCGCACGCTGCGCTGCTTCCTCAgtcaaaaaattgataaaaccaAACCCATAACTGTAACCAGTCTGCAAGTAGAaatttgtgagaaaaaaaaagtctagatTATAGAAAGAAATAAATAGTTAAACTATAATGCGGTCACTTATGGCGAGTAACAATATAAGTCTGGCTAaataaattacacatttattctgaataatttcctgatCAATTTATTGTCAAAAAAAACACATGATCCTCTCTCATGGTTGCTCAAAACATAGGTATAGTTCTATGGATCTACCGCAATCATCTGACTAAGCCCACCTCGTATATAGTTTTTGCGTTAACTATAAGAGAAAGTTTTAGGTTTGATTCttagggccctattatagaaatcgaggcgataagaattttgctcgtttgctctattttactattatagtaatcgagcaattcgatagcaccgagcgaatGATAGCTACCCAGTTTAAAATCTATTCGAGCGGTTATAAGCACGGTGTCGGCCGTAGGCAGCTCGATAAATCGAGCTGAGCGAAACGGCATTACTTATCTTTGCCTCTTCCCACCATTGCTAAACTGTCATCCAGACAAACAAAAACGAGCAGAACGAATGAATGtaagttttttcaaaataataattgttatcgtaatattattattagttcCATTTTCAGCAATCCACAAACTTTCCTATATGTTGCTGAGAGAGCAGGAACACACTGCTAGTTTATACAGTGTTGAAATAATTCGTGCGCTTTTTGTATGTGTCGGTTTTGATGCAGTACGTGGAGGTATAAGGAAATGTACTGCTAGTTTTGCAATTTGTTATTCCACGACAAGAAGGAGAGACCGCTCATCTAAAAAGAACATTACTCATTGTTATGAATCATAGGGAACTACCATGATAGGTAAAAGATTATAACGCATTCAAATCAACTAATTCAAACTGAATTTTATCACCCAACAGGTCATTCGATAACAGCAATTTCTGAGGAGTATTCGGAAACCAACTGGAACTGCGGAGCACTTCGAGATGTATTAGTTGCTGGTTAATTCAAATTATAAGTTGAGAGGATACATGTTATTATAAATATGTTATTATAAACATCAATATTTATATTCTGAGCTCCAGAGTCGGGACATTACACAGCAGGACATTACAATTGCAACAGGTCAGTAGAAGTGCAACATCGCTTGTTCAGCTTATTTCAGAATTCTTCAACATATTCCGAAAAGCACTCTTTAGCAGTGTTATTAGGTATTGGTAAGCCGATGCTGGAACTAGAGAAATGCGATGAGAAAAATCTCATTATAACATCTATACTAATCTCCATCATTCCTGATCTTAACACTATACATTGAACGTTATGTACGCCTAATGCATAACGCCTAACAATGAAATGAGGTAAGTTTCATGAAACATTTATAGACGGAAAAACATtatatgtatgtttttttttcagagcgcTTCTGTCCGGGTTCGAACAATgcaacacaaaataaataaaaactatgagaAGTTCTTTCAACTTCCGTGACACAATTCAATTCTATATTTACCAAGATTCAACAAGTTCAATCGTCTTAGTAGTGGTGTTATCCCACAGAAGAATCACGCATAATTATCAGGTTGCTTTGAACAAACAAAACCCGAACAATACGAGTACTATGTTGTATTCATTTCCGCATTCATATTGctatatacgagggtcactatttatatttcgggaataggaacaaaaacaaatagttaagctgcgaatatatttttattgtttttcaaagtactcgccacgatgatcgatacacttttgcatgcgcttaaaccaattttcaaagcaaatcaacacgagccttttttttgagcgattgtcaacttatgtgggatccaacgtgaacataattttcgcacaactaagtgttcatgtaaaatcgcatatatgctggtggaactaatgcttagggatgcctcaatctcacaataggttacatgacgatcttgcttaatcatttcgtgcacagcatcgatgttttctggcactacagtcgattttggacgaccttcacgaaactcgtcggacagcgaactacgaccacgattgaattcactataccagcgatacacagtggtttttgatggagcttcatcgccaaaagtcaaattaagttgattgacgcactcttgttgttataatccacgtcgaaagtcgtaaaaaatcatcgcacgaaaatgttcacgattcagttcaatttttttgccgagaccaaactttcaactaaatataaaataaacaaatagcgttcgtatgacaaaatgttctgagtacgtatatcgtcaaaaatgtcaaactttacgatggaaccgtcagatggactcacatgacatcagtgttgccaattctcgaaatataaatagtgaccctcgtagatCATTATAATTAATCTTTTGTATGACCAAAAGTAAGCTCGATGCTAGTCAATAAGGAGTTTACAATAGTGAAATCCGCAGAGGATCTTAAATATCCTATTTGATAGTTCCGACCAGTAGTAGAACAAATAGTGCATCAATTTCTATTATAATAGCACAAGAAACTGAATAATATAATTGTAGTTATTGAGTTACATGAATTAGTATTATGTTTCAGATAGTGTTTTAAGTTTAAATGTTTCCAATAAAAgtgtttttattctttatttgtttcATTCTCCTAAATACCAACAAACATGAAGGGAAAACAGTTGGTCGAtacggtgccagattggcacagtgttggcccataattggttgtcaaatacgaaggataggtcgacaaaatcattgcaaaatggtaCGA from Toxorhynchites rutilus septentrionalis strain SRP chromosome 3, ASM2978413v1, whole genome shotgun sequence encodes:
- the LOC129777649 gene encoding protein sex-lethal isoform X6, with the translated sequence MYSKMNGYPLSFRSSGGRLWGMSHSLPSGMDSDFSYSPRSRMYDMPSSSTFGNAPNTSSSSTSSLSGLNFGPGGNNQIGTNLIVNYLPQDMSERELYSMFSTMGPIESCRVMRDFKTGYSYGFGFINFLTEEAAQRAIRCLNGYRVRNKRLKVSYARPHGEDIKETNLYITNLPRTITEEQLDIIFGKYGTIVQKNILRDKLTGQPKGVAFVRFSKREEAQEAISALNNVIPQGGIQPLNVRIAEDHGRAKAALYVPSYNSIVHNNRGRVRMRNNPY
- the LOC129777649 gene encoding protein sex-lethal isoform X5, with translation MYSKMNGYPLSFRSSGGRLWGMSHSLPSGMSNYAYGQDSDFSYSPRSRMYDMPSSSTFGNAPNTSSSSTSSLSGLNFGPGGNNQIGTNLIVNYLPQDMSERELYSMFSTMGPIESCRVMRDFKTGYSYGFGFINFLTEEAAQRAIRCLNGYRVRNKRLKVSYARPHGEDIKETNLYITNLPRTITEEQLDIIFGKYGTIVQKNILRDKLTGQPKGVAFVRFSKREEAQEAISALNNVIPQGGIQPLNVRIAEDHGRAKAALYVPSYNSIVHNNRGRVRMRNNPY
- the LOC129777649 gene encoding protein sex-lethal isoform X2, whose product is MYSKMNGYPLSFRSSGGRLWGMSHSLPSGMSNYAYGQDSDFSYSPRSRMYDMPSSSTFGNAPNTSSSSTSSLSGLNFGPGGNNQIGTNLIVNYLPQDMSERELYSMFSTMGPIESCRVMRDFKTGYSYGFGFINFLTEEAAQRAIRCLNGYRVRNKRLKVSYARPHGEDIKETNLYITNLPRTITEEQLDIIFGKYGTIVQKNILRDKLTGQPKGVAFVRFSKREEAQEAISALNNVIPQGGIQPLNVRIAEDHGRAKAALYVPSYNSIVHNNRAILPQQNSLKYSDRSSGLLKSHHSLIFY
- the LOC129777649 gene encoding protein sex-lethal isoform X3; amino-acid sequence: MYSKMNGYPLSFRSSGGRLWGMSHSLPSGMLPEIFQSNYAYGQDSDFSYSPRSRMYDMPSSSTFGNAPNTSSSSTSSLSGLNFGPGGNNQIGTNLIVNYLPQDMSERELYSMFSTMGPIESCRVMRDFKTGYSYGFGFINFLTEEAAQRAIRCLNGYRVRNKRLKVSYARPHGEDIKETNLYITNLPRTITEEQLDIIFGKYGTIVQKNILRDKLTGQPKGVAFVRFSKREEAQEAISALNNVIPQGGIQPLNVRIAEDHGRAKAALYVPSYNSIVHNNRADGLDLNNRKKIDAYPY
- the LOC129777649 gene encoding protein sex-lethal isoform X4 → MYSKMNGYPLSFRSSGGRLWGMSHSLPSGMDSDFSYSPRSRMYDMPSSSTFGNAPNTSSSSTSSLSGLNFGPGGNNQIGTNLIVNYLPQDMSERELYSMFSTMGPIESCRVMRDFKTGYSYGFGFINFLTEEAAQRAIRCLNGYRVRNKRLKVSYARPHGEDIKETNLYITNLPRTITEEQLDIIFGKYGTIVQKNILRDKLTGQPKGVAFVRFSKREEAQEAISALNNVIPQGGIQPLNVRIAEDHGRAKAALYVPSYNSIVHNNRAILPQQNSLKYSDRSSGLLKSHHSLIFY